A region from the Hydrogenimonas sp. genome encodes:
- a CDS encoding respiratory nitrate reductase alpha chain, producing MKTFDRYFSDKDVRRAQNGMSKKDYMEIVQKLLEEGKNGKANNESHHGNVVKPWWQPDTAIIVADSKFRRNKGSDYREAFLKKTRFFCYVDFRMSEAAVYADILLPAKSHYEVYDIRTSPGYHRFTNLAQPIANMKPVGEAMDEWSMFALLAKKLEEVANRPENIAKAKVKDLKKYAREGYHDLANFYKEFTNTDEESEAAAEPYLGTDKLAVEAALEKCEQYAPWTMEKMYKAGGFLQLNEKAGKTSPLYSDRPFFTFEDHLYKFERLETLSGRQTFYVDHPMFIKLGAATNTGMEGIRPQGNRYPFVLMTPHARWSIHSNYKQSRILQRLQRGVPYIQVNRMVAEKKGIKDGDTIRIFNSLGEFYAMAKVSSSCPPDGLVMEHGWEPYMYKFKKGHNEVVPTALNLLEMADGWGHLKFGGLWDGNQYAYDGAIDFEKANV from the coding sequence ACAACGAGTCGCACCACGGCAACGTCGTCAAACCCTGGTGGCAGCCGGATACGGCGATTATTGTCGCGGACTCTAAATTCAGGCGGAACAAGGGAAGCGATTATCGCGAAGCCTTCTTGAAAAAGACCAGGTTCTTCTGCTACGTCGATTTCAGGATGAGCGAAGCGGCGGTCTATGCCGACATTCTCCTCCCGGCGAAGTCCCATTACGAAGTTTACGACATCAGAACGAGTCCGGGCTACCACAGGTTTACCAACCTCGCCCAGCCTATAGCGAATATGAAGCCGGTAGGCGAAGCGATGGATGAGTGGAGCATGTTCGCTCTTCTGGCCAAGAAGCTCGAAGAGGTTGCCAACCGACCGGAAAACATAGCTAAAGCGAAGGTAAAAGATCTTAAAAAGTATGCGCGTGAAGGGTATCACGACCTGGCCAACTTCTATAAGGAGTTCACAAATACCGACGAAGAGTCCGAAGCCGCCGCTGAGCCCTACCTCGGAACCGACAAGCTGGCGGTAGAGGCAGCTTTGGAGAAGTGCGAACAGTACGCTCCGTGGACGATGGAGAAGATGTATAAGGCGGGCGGGTTCCTGCAGCTGAACGAAAAAGCCGGCAAGACTTCGCCCCTCTACTCGGACAGACCTTTCTTTACATTCGAAGATCACCTCTATAAATTCGAGAGGCTGGAGACACTCAGCGGGCGGCAGACGTTCTATGTGGACCATCCGATGTTCATCAAACTCGGAGCCGCTACGAATACCGGAATGGAAGGGATCAGACCGCAGGGCAACAGGTACCCGTTCGTCCTCATGACGCCTCATGCCAGATGGTCGATCCACTCCAACTACAAGCAGAGCAGGATTCTCCAGCGTCTGCAAAGAGGGGTTCCCTATATTCAGGTAAACAGAATGGTGGCCGAGAAGAAGGGGATAAAAGATGGCGATACTATTCGGATATTCAACAGCCTGGGAGAGTTCTACGCGATGGCCAAAGTCTCCAGCTCGTGTCCTCCAGACGGGCTCGTCATGGAGCATGGATGGGAGCCTTATATGTACAAATTCAAAAAGGGACACAACGAGGTAGTTCCTACGGCGCTCAACCTGCTCGAGATGGCAGACGGATGGGGCCACCTGAAATTCGGCGGCCTCTGGGACGGTAACCAGTATGCGTACGACGGTGCGATCGACTTCGAAAAAGCAAATGTGTAA
- a CDS encoding respiratory nitrate reductase beta chain, whose protein sequence is MYWNNVETYPGTGYPKNWMEMGGGFDEAGDLQAGVVPNIEADYGVPWDYNHDQLQFGAQLKPNVEPTWGPNWDEDEGAGDFPNDNYFFYIPRICNHCSNPGCLSACPRDAIFKRDQDGVVLVDLDRCQGYRYCIAGCPYKKIYFNPKISKSEKCILCFPRVEKGLPPAFAQQCVGRIRFVGFLDDEEGQVHKLVHKYKVALPLRSDYGTQPNVYYVPPTEAPPKFDAEGRIIEGSNRVPMEELEQLFGPEVHQAMKTLRAEMKKRKETGKSELMDILIAYKHSDMFRLDQEYYQSIAKKSGISLAPIDNRYIQGKNTPNKFKFKVVEYD, encoded by the coding sequence ATGTACTGGAACAATGTGGAGACATATCCGGGCACAGGGTATCCGAAGAACTGGATGGAGATGGGCGGAGGCTTCGACGAAGCCGGAGATCTGCAGGCGGGAGTGGTCCCGAACATAGAGGCCGATTACGGTGTGCCGTGGGACTACAACCACGATCAGCTGCAGTTCGGTGCGCAGCTGAAACCGAACGTGGAGCCTACATGGGGGCCCAACTGGGATGAAGATGAGGGTGCCGGCGACTTCCCGAACGACAACTACTTCTTCTATATTCCCAGAATATGCAACCACTGCTCCAACCCGGGCTGTCTGAGCGCCTGCCCCCGTGACGCGATCTTCAAGCGCGACCAGGACGGAGTGGTGCTCGTCGATCTGGACAGGTGCCAGGGGTATCGCTACTGTATAGCGGGATGCCCCTACAAGAAGATCTACTTCAACCCCAAAATAAGCAAGAGCGAGAAGTGTATTCTCTGCTTCCCGAGGGTAGAGAAGGGTCTTCCGCCGGCTTTTGCGCAGCAGTGCGTCGGACGTATACGCTTCGTCGGCTTCCTCGATGACGAGGAGGGACAGGTTCACAAGCTCGTACACAAATACAAAGTGGCTCTGCCGCTCAGAAGCGACTACGGTACCCAGCCCAACGTCTACTATGTGCCGCCTACCGAAGCGCCGCCGAAGTTCGATGCGGAAGGGCGGATCATAGAGGGAAGCAACCGTGTGCCGATGGAGGAGCTGGAGCAGCTCTTCGGTCCCGAAGTGCACCAGGCCATGAAGACTCTCAGGGCGGAGATGAAGAAGAGAAAAGAGACCGGCAAGAGTGAGCTCATGGATATTCTTATCGCATACAAGCACTCGGATATGTTCCGTCTCGACCAGGAGTACTACCAGAGTATCGCCAAAAAGTCGGGAATATCCCTTGCGCCGATCGACAACAGGTATATACAGGGTAAGAACACTCCCAACAAATTCAAGTTCAAGGTGGTGGAATATGACTAA